One segment of Paenibacillus rhizovicinus DNA contains the following:
- the panB gene encoding 3-methyl-2-oxobutanoate hydroxymethyltransferase gives MKQPLTITKLKKMKQNGEPISMLTAYDYPAAKLAEEAEIDIILVGDSLGNVVLGYDTTIPVTLDDMVYHSRMVARGATNTFIVTDMPFMTYHLGKETTLRNAARIMQEGHAHAVKLEGGAEIAEEVAALVRAGIPVMGHIGLTPQSVHQLGGYRVQGKLEKEAQRLIDDAKALEAAGAFSIVLELVTEPLAEAITSALSIPTIGIGAGRGCDGQVLVYHDILQYASPYHEKRMVKTYADIGTTIRNAISAYVSDVKTREFPQQEHAFPMEPELLQRLYGSGGESQASVDSTVKQPLKQQLNAPSADAVKGGGQS, from the coding sequence ATGAAACAACCGCTGACGATTACGAAGCTGAAAAAAATGAAACAAAACGGCGAGCCGATCTCCATGCTCACCGCTTACGATTATCCGGCCGCCAAGCTGGCGGAGGAAGCAGAAATCGACATCATTCTCGTCGGGGATTCGCTAGGTAATGTCGTGCTTGGGTACGATACGACAATTCCCGTTACGTTAGACGATATGGTTTATCATTCCCGAATGGTCGCCCGGGGGGCAACAAACACGTTCATTGTTACGGATATGCCATTCATGACGTATCATTTGGGCAAGGAAACGACGCTTCGGAACGCGGCCAGAATCATGCAGGAAGGTCATGCGCATGCCGTCAAGCTGGAAGGCGGCGCAGAGATAGCAGAGGAAGTAGCGGCGCTTGTGCGGGCCGGTATCCCCGTCATGGGCCATATCGGCTTGACGCCGCAATCGGTGCATCAGCTGGGCGGCTATAGAGTGCAAGGCAAGCTGGAGAAGGAAGCGCAGCGGTTAATCGACGACGCCAAGGCGCTTGAAGCCGCAGGCGCGTTCAGCATCGTGCTGGAGCTCGTAACGGAGCCGCTCGCGGAAGCAATCACCTCGGCGTTGTCGATTCCGACGATCGGAATCGGAGCCGGCCGCGGATGCGACGGTCAAGTGCTCGTGTATCATGATATTTTGCAATACGCTTCCCCTTATCACGAGAAGCGCATGGTCAAAACCTATGCGGATATCGGCACGACGATCCGCAATGCGATCAGCGCTTATGTAAGCGACGTTAAGACGCGCGAGTTTCCGCAACAGGAGCATGCTTTTCCGATGGAACCGGAGCTGCTGCAGCGGCTTTACGGAAGCGGCGGCGAATCGCAGGCTTCCGTTGATAGTACGGTCAAACAGCCCTTGAAGCAGCAACTAAACGCTCCTTCGGCGGATGCCGTGAAAGGAGGCGGCCAATCGTGA
- a CDS encoding biotin--[acetyl-CoA-carboxylase] ligase: MNHRILELLEQQGNDAYLSGEVLSQELQISRTAIWKQIKKLESAGYKIEASRRLGYRLVGRPSRLTAQSLAVKLQEKQVSMISGIRLFDEVDSTQNIAQRLAEDGAPEGTLVIAEQQTNGRGRMGRKWVSPSGKGIWMSFILRPGMPIHFAPQLTLLTAVALCRALRAAASPLDIGIKWPNDLLIEGKKISGILLESTAEEERLRYVIAGVGISVNLTTEDYPPELLDIATSLQIQLGKPLDRDEIIAGFFSQFQQLYAIYQREGFSPIQTLWEALSVTLHKPTRLFIGGAETIATPIGLNEQGALLARKDDGTIVPLFSAEQISPAG; encoded by the coding sequence ATGAATCATCGAATTCTCGAATTGTTGGAACAGCAGGGCAACGATGCTTATTTATCCGGCGAAGTTCTCAGTCAAGAGCTTCAAATTAGCCGGACGGCGATCTGGAAGCAGATCAAGAAGCTTGAATCCGCCGGATATAAGATCGAAGCGTCGCGGAGACTCGGCTACCGTCTGGTCGGACGTCCATCCAGACTAACCGCTCAGAGCCTTGCAGTGAAGCTGCAGGAAAAGCAAGTATCGATGATCAGCGGCATCCGGCTGTTCGACGAGGTCGATTCGACGCAAAATATCGCGCAGCGCCTCGCTGAAGACGGCGCTCCCGAAGGCACGCTCGTTATCGCGGAACAGCAGACGAACGGCCGCGGCCGAATGGGACGCAAATGGGTGTCGCCGTCCGGCAAAGGGATTTGGATGAGCTTCATCCTGCGTCCGGGCATGCCGATTCATTTTGCCCCGCAATTAACGCTGTTGACAGCCGTCGCCCTGTGCCGAGCGCTGCGGGCAGCTGCATCGCCGCTCGATATCGGAATTAAATGGCCGAATGACCTATTGATCGAAGGCAAAAAAATCAGCGGCATTCTATTGGAATCGACGGCAGAGGAAGAACGGCTGCGTTACGTGATCGCGGGAGTGGGCATCAGCGTCAACTTGACGACGGAGGATTATCCGCCGGAATTGCTTGATATCGCGACCTCTCTTCAGATCCAGCTCGGCAAGCCGCTTGACCGAGACGAAATCATCGCCGGTTTCTTCTCGCAGTTCCAGCAGCTTTACGCGATCTATCAGCGGGAAGGGTTCTCGCCCATTCAGACTCTATGGGAGGCGTTGTCCGTCACGCTTCATAAGCCGACGCGGCTGTTCATCGGGGGAGCGGAAACGATCGCGACTCCGATCGGACTGAACGAGCAGGGCGCCCTCCTTGCCAGGAAGGATGACGGAACAATCGTACCGTTATTCTCGGCTGAACAGATATCTCCCGCGGGATAA
- a CDS encoding CCA tRNA nucleotidyltransferase: protein MSMSEALTKALPLLYALEQRGYETVFVGGCVRDTLLGKPLKDVDIATAASPEQVIATFPHTVPTGLQHGTVTVVHEKETYEITTFRTESAYEQYRRPTQVQFVTSLNEDLLRRDFTINSMAMRYDETIIDPFHGQDDLRSGLLRCVGDADARLQEDALRIVRAVRFAAAYELRIAHMTWRAIIRHRGLLAHIAMERVGLELDKMIAGSRPYRAASLLASSGMLAYTKDRLPAAILEAAAGYKKSSKRDTSSGATVSPEAQSERMTLVAQSMRRLHRLEDNEDRWAAVCAALSMQIVQASELFALLRYSSSRTARLAAILGVHGAMAPRLHQNMNIAPGHPDGEGEIVQAESELQDHWRLTVLKYGMSAAESWLGIVVAIPELVYGAAAANQRLASIEDEWNRLRQTLHSMAVRSIRELAVKGKDLLSLTGKPSGPWLGQLLQSLVEAAALGRVPNEKGPLLDEAAAVLNKDEN, encoded by the coding sequence ATGTCGATGAGCGAAGCGCTGACGAAGGCGCTCCCTTTGCTTTATGCCCTGGAGCAACGAGGCTATGAAACGGTATTCGTCGGAGGCTGCGTTCGCGATACGCTGCTTGGGAAGCCGCTGAAAGACGTGGACATCGCAACGGCGGCGTCGCCGGAGCAGGTGATTGCGACGTTCCCGCATACCGTGCCGACCGGGCTGCAGCATGGGACCGTTACGGTGGTGCATGAGAAGGAAACGTACGAAATCACCACGTTCCGCACGGAATCGGCCTACGAACAATACCGCCGGCCGACGCAGGTGCAGTTCGTCACGAGCTTGAACGAAGATTTGCTGCGAAGAGATTTCACGATTAACAGCATGGCTATGCGATATGACGAAACGATTATCGATCCGTTCCATGGTCAGGATGATCTTCGCAGCGGGCTGCTGCGGTGCGTGGGCGATGCCGATGCCAGACTGCAGGAGGATGCGCTCCGGATTGTACGGGCGGTACGTTTCGCTGCAGCCTACGAGCTGCGGATCGCGCACATGACGTGGCGAGCGATAATTCGCCATCGCGGTTTGCTGGCTCATATTGCGATGGAGCGGGTAGGCCTGGAGCTGGATAAAATGATTGCCGGCAGCCGGCCTTATCGGGCGGCTTCGCTGCTTGCCTCGAGCGGCATGCTGGCATATACGAAAGACCGTCTTCCGGCAGCCATCCTTGAAGCTGCAGCAGGATATAAGAAGTCGTCGAAACGGGATACAAGTTCGGGTGCAACGGTAAGCCCTGAAGCTCAAAGCGAACGAATGACGCTTGTCGCGCAGTCCATGCGCCGGCTGCACCGGTTAGAGGATAACGAGGATCGATGGGCAGCCGTATGCGCGGCTTTGTCCATGCAAATCGTACAAGCTTCCGAGCTGTTCGCTCTGCTAAGGTATTCGTCTTCGCGCACTGCTCGCCTCGCTGCGATTCTTGGCGTGCATGGTGCAATGGCGCCGCGTCTTCACCAGAACATGAACATTGCCCCCGGCCATCCTGACGGCGAAGGCGAAATTGTTCAGGCGGAGTCGGAGCTGCAGGACCATTGGAGATTGACCGTGCTCAAATACGGCATGTCCGCCGCCGAGAGCTGGCTTGGCATCGTCGTCGCGATTCCCGAATTGGTTTATGGCGCGGCTGCTGCCAATCAACGGCTTGCTTCAATAGAAGACGAATGGAATCGCCTCCGTCAAACCTTGCATTCGATGGCTGTCCGTTCGATTCGGGAGCTTGCTGTCAAAGGCAAAGACCTGCTCAGCTTGACCGGCAAGCCTTCGGGGCCTTGGCTCGGACAACTGCTGCAAAGCTTGGTCGAGGCGGCGGCGCTTGGCAGAGTGCCGAACGAGAAAGGACCGCTTCTGGACGAGGCAGCGGCCGTATTGAATAAGGACGAAAATTAA
- the bshA gene encoding N-acetyl-alpha-D-glucosaminyl L-malate synthase BshA, whose product MARRLKIGITCYPTLGGSGVVATELGKLLAEKGHEIHFITHSVPFRLGQFQKNIFYHEVEVNDYYVFRYPPYDLSLASKMAQVIKMQKLDLLHVHYAVPHAVCAYLAKEMVGGDLRTVTTLHGTDITVLAQDESLKDLIRMGINKSDAVTAVSKDLIRETRELLDIEKDIELTYNFVDKRVYFPRECSSLRSDFATSDEKILMHISNFRPVKRLQDVVDIFAKVAKEVPSRLLLVGEGPDLPKVQAWIAQRGLQDRVHFLGKQDDVAQVISIADVMLLPSEKESFGLVALEAMACGVPTIGSVAGGIPELVTHGETGFLSPIGDTEDMAYNAIKLLRNESLYRQVREACLNRARRQFCNDLITAEYERIYYKTLGIEADIPEPVCE is encoded by the coding sequence ATGGCAAGAAGACTGAAAATCGGAATTACATGCTATCCAACGCTGGGCGGCTCCGGAGTTGTAGCAACGGAACTCGGGAAACTGCTCGCGGAGAAAGGGCATGAGATTCATTTTATTACGCACAGCGTTCCTTTCAGGCTGGGGCAATTTCAGAAAAATATTTTTTATCATGAAGTGGAAGTAAACGATTATTACGTGTTCCGTTATCCGCCTTACGATTTATCGCTTGCCAGCAAGATGGCGCAGGTCATCAAAATGCAAAAGCTAGACCTTCTTCATGTGCATTATGCCGTGCCCCATGCGGTATGCGCGTACTTGGCCAAAGAGATGGTCGGCGGCGATCTCCGCACGGTGACGACGCTGCACGGAACCGATATCACGGTGCTGGCACAGGACGAATCGCTGAAAGACCTGATTCGGATGGGGATTAACAAGAGCGACGCCGTTACGGCGGTATCCAAAGACCTCATTCGGGAAACGAGAGAACTGCTCGATATCGAGAAGGATATTGAGCTTACGTATAATTTCGTCGATAAACGCGTTTATTTCCCGCGCGAATGCAGCTCGCTGCGCAGCGATTTTGCAACGAGCGACGAGAAGATCCTGATGCATATTTCAAACTTCAGACCGGTCAAGCGGCTTCAGGACGTTGTCGATATTTTCGCCAAAGTCGCGAAAGAAGTGCCAAGCCGGCTGCTGCTCGTAGGCGAAGGACCGGATCTGCCGAAAGTGCAGGCATGGATTGCCCAGCGGGGACTGCAAGACCGGGTTCATTTCCTTGGCAAGCAGGACGACGTCGCGCAGGTCATATCCATTGCGGACGTCATGCTGCTGCCTTCGGAGAAGGAAAGCTTCGGTCTGGTCGCGCTGGAGGCGATGGCTTGCGGCGTACCGACAATCGGTTCTGTCGCCGGGGGCATTCCGGAATTGGTAACCCACGGAGAGACGGGATTCCTCTCGCCGATCGGCGATACGGAGGACATGGCGTACAATGCCATCAAGCTGCTGCGCAACGAGTCCTTGTATCGCCAAGTGCGCGAAGCGTGCTTGAACCGTGCGCGCCGGCAGTTCTGCAACGATCTCATCACGGCGGAATACGAGCGCATTTACTATAAAACGCTCGGAATCGAAGCCGATATCCCGGAACCGGTTTGTGAATAA
- the bshB1 gene encoding bacillithiol biosynthesis deacetylase BshB1, translated as MLQSVDFLAFGAHPDDVEIGMGGTIAKHTAKGYKVAICDLTEAEMSSNGTVETRRQEAAEASAVLGLSHRSVLGLPDRGLTGSADQLKAVVGEIRRLRPRVVFAPYWSDRHPDHVACSKLIEEAVFNAKLRNYLPELPPVQVDQLYYYYINDSGDVSLITDISEQIGTKLAALQAYRSQFAPPAPGEDRVRTPLTDRYVQRVEARDMLLGQTRGWAYAEGFAIRRPHEVTLF; from the coding sequence ATGCTGCAATCCGTCGATTTTCTGGCATTCGGCGCCCATCCCGACGATGTCGAGATCGGCATGGGCGGAACGATCGCCAAGCATACGGCTAAGGGCTATAAAGTCGCGATATGCGATTTGACCGAAGCCGAAATGTCTTCGAACGGCACCGTGGAAACGAGGCGGCAGGAAGCCGCCGAAGCTTCCGCGGTGCTTGGTCTATCGCACCGTTCCGTATTAGGCTTGCCAGACCGGGGATTGACCGGTTCCGCCGATCAGCTGAAAGCGGTAGTCGGCGAAATCCGCCGGCTGCGTCCCCGGGTCGTATTCGCGCCTTACTGGAGCGATCGGCATCCGGACCATGTCGCCTGCAGCAAGCTGATCGAGGAAGCGGTCTTCAACGCGAAGCTGCGCAATTATTTGCCCGAATTGCCGCCCGTTCAAGTAGATCAGTTGTACTATTATTATATTAACGATAGCGGCGACGTGAGTCTTATTACCGATATTAGCGAACAGATCGGAACGAAGCTTGCCGCGCTGCAAGCTTATCGTTCGCAATTCGCTCCGCCTGCGCCGGGCGAAGACCGCGTGCGGACGCCGCTGACGGATCGCTATGTCCAGCGCGTCGAAGCACGGGACATGCTGCTTGGCCAGACGCGCGGCTGGGCGTATGCGGAAGGATTTGCAATTCGCCGCCCTCATGAAGTAACTTTATTTTAA
- the mgsA gene encoding methylglyoxal synthase: MNIAFIAHDRKKDEMVNFVTAYEHVFEGHNLYSTGTTGLRIMEQTNLNIHRFMSGPLGGDQQIGALVAQNEMDLIIFLRDPLMAQPHEPDIIALLRLCDVQGIPVATNVATGELLVRALQRGDFAWRELVHKYKPGEA, translated from the coding sequence TTGAACATCGCGTTTATTGCACACGATCGAAAAAAAGATGAAATGGTGAACTTTGTTACCGCATACGAACATGTTTTCGAAGGACATAACCTATATTCCACGGGCACGACCGGGCTGCGGATTATGGAACAGACGAACTTGAACATTCACCGCTTTATGTCCGGCCCGCTCGGCGGCGACCAGCAAATCGGCGCGCTCGTAGCGCAAAACGAAATGGATCTGATTATCTTCCTGCGGGATCCGCTAATGGCACAGCCGCATGAGCCGGATATTATTGCCCTGCTTCGCTTATGCGACGTGCAAGGCATTCCGGTTGCAACGAACGTCGCGACGGGCGAATTGCTCGTGAGAGCGCTGCAACGCGGCGATTTCGCATGGCGGGAGCTCGTACATAAATATAAGCCAGGTGAAGCGTAA
- the dapB gene encoding 4-hydroxy-tetrahydrodipicolinate reductase — protein sequence MAAEQIRVAVMGANGRMGREVVKMVLQDEGMTLAAAISRSTGPVDAGTLVGLAPCGVAVQADLETALSDANADVMVDFTVPHAAYGNAIISIAHGVRPIMGVTGLTQEQMKELDELCKEKGIGALVAPNFSIGAILMMKFAAEAAKYMPHVEIIEYHGDQKLDAPSGTSIKTAELISEARQELRQGNPDEKEVIEGARGGYYNGFRIHSVRLPGVFAQQEVVFGGYGQTLKIRHDSYERAGYMPGVAVACKNVMTYSGLIYGFEHVMDM from the coding sequence ATGGCTGCAGAACAAATTCGAGTAGCAGTAATGGGTGCTAATGGCCGCATGGGGCGCGAAGTCGTTAAAATGGTGCTCCAAGACGAAGGTATGACGCTGGCGGCGGCCATTAGCCGATCAACGGGTCCGGTCGACGCGGGAACGCTCGTCGGCCTTGCTCCTTGCGGCGTAGCCGTACAAGCCGATCTGGAAACCGCGCTTAGCGATGCGAACGCGGACGTTATGGTCGACTTTACGGTTCCGCATGCGGCCTATGGGAACGCCATCATCTCGATCGCCCACGGCGTGCGTCCGATCATGGGCGTGACGGGCCTGACGCAAGAGCAAATGAAAGAATTGGACGAGCTGTGCAAGGAGAAAGGCATCGGTGCATTGGTAGCGCCGAACTTCTCGATCGGCGCGATTCTGATGATGAAGTTCGCTGCGGAAGCGGCCAAGTACATGCCTCATGTGGAAATCATCGAATATCACGGCGATCAGAAACTGGATGCGCCGTCGGGGACGTCCATTAAGACCGCTGAATTGATTTCGGAAGCGCGTCAAGAGCTGCGTCAGGGCAATCCGGACGAGAAAGAAGTCATCGAAGGCGCACGCGGCGGTTATTATAACGGGTTTCGCATACATAGCGTGAGGCTGCCGGGCGTGTTCGCTCAGCAGGAAGTCGTATTCGGCGGCTACGGCCAAACCTTGAAGATCCGTCACGATTCGTATGAACGCGCCGGTTATATGCCAGGGGTCGCCGTGGCATGCAAGAATGTTATGACGTATTCCGGACTTATATATGGTTTCGAACATGTAATGGACATGTAG
- a CDS encoding tetratricopeptide repeat protein: MDVESSIKKAYEAILGGDYEQAIGRFEEAIALEPDNGAVYYKCSITCARSGKWQKALHYAEQAVLLDSEHEEYVYHLQTVKAKAMVSEAEQLLSQSPANTEHALSMLIEASRMDPLNMEALLLLGSVYASLRRYDEGAAYAREAVRLDPEHAAASRLYTELKRKSRALRAYGHRSKRKRNR; the protein is encoded by the coding sequence ATGGACGTAGAGAGCAGCATCAAAAAAGCTTACGAAGCCATCCTTGGCGGCGATTACGAACAGGCGATCGGGCGGTTCGAAGAAGCGATTGCGCTGGAACCGGACAACGGAGCGGTCTATTATAAATGCTCGATTACCTGTGCGCGCAGCGGCAAATGGCAGAAGGCGCTTCATTACGCCGAACAGGCCGTGCTGCTGGATTCGGAGCATGAGGAGTACGTGTATCATCTGCAAACGGTCAAAGCGAAAGCGATGGTCAGCGAAGCGGAACAGCTGTTATCGCAATCGCCTGCGAACACGGAACATGCCTTGTCGATGCTGATTGAGGCATCGCGCATGGATCCGCTGAACATGGAGGCGCTGCTGCTGCTTGGCTCGGTGTATGCATCGCTGCGAAGATACGACGAAGGCGCTGCTTATGCGCGGGAAGCCGTTCGGCTGGACCCCGAGCATGCTGCCGCGAGCCGGTTGTATACGGAGCTGAAGCGGAAAAGCAGAGCGCTGCGCGCATACGGTCATCGAAGCAAACGGAAAAGGAACAGGTGA
- a CDS encoding nucleotide pyrophosphohydrolase has translation MQKGGAGTLSQKSLADIQKEVDAYIGQFKEGYFSPLSMLARMSEEVGELAREVNHHYGEKPKKSDEAENSIEMELGDILFIVVCFANSLGIDLADAHDRVMNKFNTRDANRWTRKNVEP, from the coding sequence ATGCAAAAGGGAGGAGCTGGCACGTTGTCGCAAAAGTCGCTCGCAGACATACAAAAAGAGGTAGACGCATACATAGGTCAGTTTAAAGAAGGCTACTTCAGCCCGCTGTCGATGCTTGCCCGGATGAGCGAGGAAGTCGGGGAACTGGCCCGCGAAGTCAATCATCACTACGGCGAGAAACCGAAAAAATCGGACGAGGCGGAAAACTCCATCGAAATGGAGCTCGGCGACATCCTGTTTATCGTCGTTTGCTTCGCCAATTCGCTTGGTATCGACCTGGCCGATGCGCATGATCGGGTCATGAATAAGTTCAATACCCGGGACGCAAACCGGTGGACGAGAAAAAACGTCGAACCGTAA
- a CDS encoding YitT family protein — protein sequence MKTTSLQMLRNLIPVMIGTAIYAFGLHYFLLPNQLMEGGVTGIAILLNYAMGWPLSISTLVLNIPLFVIGYRILGKSHTGYTVFGAVSLSVFLALMEKLIAIGWVVPFRTSNDYILAVLYAGVTLGTGLGIVFRFGGTTGGVDIVARIASKLKGWSMGQVILTLDIVIIGLSLLYIPKEKVLYTLVAVFIASKLIDFIQEGAYAAKEFSIITELGDEIGLKITTDMDRGVTLFPAKGVYSGKEKQVVYCVVARHEIRMLKSIVRGIDPRAFIVINDVHDVLGEGFKEE from the coding sequence TTGAAAACCACAAGTTTGCAAATGCTTCGCAATCTGATTCCCGTCATGATCGGGACCGCGATTTATGCATTTGGCCTCCACTATTTCCTGCTCCCCAACCAACTGATGGAAGGCGGCGTTACGGGGATCGCGATTCTGCTCAATTACGCGATGGGCTGGCCGCTGTCGATATCGACGCTCGTCTTGAACATTCCGCTGTTCGTTATCGGTTATCGCATCCTCGGTAAGTCCCATACGGGGTATACGGTCTTCGGAGCTGTATCGTTATCGGTCTTCCTCGCGCTAATGGAGAAATTGATTGCGATCGGCTGGGTCGTGCCGTTCCGTACATCCAACGATTACATACTGGCCGTACTCTATGCCGGCGTCACGCTGGGAACCGGCCTCGGTATCGTCTTCCGCTTCGGCGGCACGACCGGAGGGGTGGATATCGTCGCGCGCATCGCTTCCAAGCTGAAGGGATGGAGCATGGGACAAGTCATTCTGACGCTCGATATCGTTATTATCGGCTTATCGCTGCTCTACATTCCGAAAGAGAAAGTGCTGTATACGCTTGTCGCCGTCTTCATTGCCTCGAAACTGATCGACTTCATTCAAGAAGGTGCTTATGCCGCCAAAGAGTTTTCGATCATTACGGAATTGGGCGATGAAATCGGTTTGAAAATCACGACGGACATGGACCGCGGCGTCACCCTATTCCCGGCGAAAGGCGTCTACTCCGGCAAAGAAAAGCAAGTCGTGTACTGCGTCGTTGCCCGCCACGAAATCCGCATGCTGAAATCGATCGTGCGCGGCATCGATCCGCGCGCGTTCATCGTCATCAATGACGTTCATGACGTGCTCGGAGAAGGCTTTAAAGAAGAATAA
- a CDS encoding sporulation protein YpjB encodes MKASSIFALVCAGVILVLSTGCNLDDKPGLAAARSSATIASEVSETGALEQLSSWSDALYAAANNSNRQEAYLLLQRIEGLAAKKDVRSSGTPAGWHAFDLSLQAAKKAMPVQGTASLWYTEAAKLKLASDAVFRPESPLWLQYEGVLRDDVQRIRVSWQSQIEDRAMAAEAAIGIYGAHIDRLEVAALMQRDAGSIEALRDRLAYIKEIVNAADSGQVRPEAVIIALDSLNDSASALFRKPGYEGGEAAMSEALPPGMTVGQQRETSMQVAELFISAFVMGVLGYAGWRKYRGVQDKGLPFSGNKNKR; translated from the coding sequence ATGAAGGCATCATCGATATTCGCGCTGGTTTGCGCCGGCGTGATCCTTGTACTATCTACCGGCTGTAACTTGGACGATAAGCCGGGGTTGGCTGCAGCGCGGTCGTCTGCGACGATAGCATCAGAGGTCTCGGAAACCGGTGCATTGGAGCAATTAAGCAGCTGGTCGGATGCATTATATGCGGCAGCGAATAACTCCAACCGGCAGGAAGCTTATCTCTTATTGCAGCGGATCGAAGGGCTGGCTGCGAAGAAAGACGTTCGCAGTTCAGGGACGCCGGCCGGATGGCATGCATTCGATCTGAGCCTGCAGGCAGCCAAGAAGGCGATGCCCGTGCAAGGGACAGCTTCGCTTTGGTATACCGAAGCCGCCAAACTAAAGCTGGCGAGCGATGCCGTATTTCGGCCGGAATCGCCGTTATGGCTGCAATATGAAGGGGTGCTTCGAGACGACGTGCAGCGAATACGCGTCTCTTGGCAGTCGCAAATCGAGGATCGGGCAATGGCTGCGGAAGCGGCAATCGGCATCTACGGAGCGCATATCGACCGATTGGAAGTCGCGGCCCTCATGCAGCGGGATGCCGGTTCGATCGAGGCGCTTCGGGATCGGCTTGCATACATAAAGGAAATCGTGAACGCCGCAGACTCCGGTCAAGTACGTCCTGAAGCGGTCATTATCGCCCTGGATAGCCTGAATGACTCGGCAAGCGCCTTGTTCAGGAAACCGGGCTATGAAGGCGGCGAAGCGGCAATGTCGGAAGCGCTGCCGCCGGGCATGACGGTCGGGCAGCAGCGGGAAACTTCGATGCAGGTCGCCGAGCTCTTTATCTCGGCCTTCGTCATGGGCGTGCTCGGCTATGCCGGCTGGCGCAAGTACCGCGGCGTTCAGGATAAAGGCCTGCCTTTCTCCGGCAATAAAAACAAGCGCTAG
- a CDS encoding DUF1405 domain-containing protein, with protein MKAAVLPWTRDLLLNRTILWLLFIVNALGTVYGYIWYGSQMEYTVETQSAWQVIFVPDSPTASLFFTLSLLFLLFPRLVKPSLAGIVFRSLIEALGVVTSIKYGIWAVTMIMAGGAQGDHLQWEHYMLMVSHLGMAIEAMLFVRYMVFGRFMAFIALVWLLVNDTVDYTFFVFPWLPDVLENDLNAIQSFTMGLSVFSLLVTWLLIAFRKVKV; from the coding sequence ATGAAAGCAGCTGTTCTTCCGTGGACACGCGATCTTCTACTGAATCGCACGATCTTGTGGTTGTTATTCATCGTAAATGCGCTGGGTACCGTATACGGTTACATTTGGTACGGTTCGCAGATGGAATATACCGTCGAAACGCAGTCGGCGTGGCAAGTGATCTTCGTGCCCGATAGTCCGACGGCAAGCCTCTTCTTCACGTTATCGCTTCTATTCCTGCTGTTTCCCCGACTCGTCAAACCGAGCCTCGCGGGTATCGTTTTCCGTTCTTTGATCGAGGCGCTTGGCGTAGTCACGTCGATCAAGTACGGGATTTGGGCGGTAACGATGATCATGGCAGGCGGAGCGCAGGGCGATCACCTGCAATGGGAGCATTACATGCTCATGGTTTCTCATCTGGGGATGGCGATCGAGGCGATGCTGTTCGTCAGATATATGGTGTTCGGACGGTTTATGGCGTTCATTGCGCTTGTATGGCTACTGGTGAACGACACGGTCGATTATACGTTCTTCGTGTTTCCATGGCTTCCGGACGTGCTCGAGAACGACTTGAATGCGATTCAGTCCTTTACGATGGGCCTGTCGGTATTCAGCCTGCTCGTGACGTGGCTTTTAATCGCTTTCCGCAAGGTGAAGGTCTAA